AACACATTATCTAACTAGTCTACACTGTCACAAATAGAACTAGTATTGCAGATAATCTTCTTATCTTAGATGTACAAATTCAAAGATAGCTGCAGCTTACAACTGTAAAAGTCTACCTTCAAACGAATGGAGTTATCAACAGCTTAGGCCTTAGCCTATGTTATAAACAATAGGTAAAACCTCTCTTTCAAAACATCCTTATTGCAACAgaaatgaaataatgaaatcaTTACTGGAATAGATGAGGGCACCAACATATACAATAACTAGAAATAATTTCACCTGAGAAGCATGACTGTTTAATACAAGTTCAAACAAACTCTCAATCAGTGTTGCATACCTCCACTCCACGTAATACAACACTGACTCCAAACTGTACAACATTTGCAGCATTCATGAAGAAAACTTGGTGCATAAATAAGAGAATGACTAGCATCATCATGAATAACCTCATGCCCTTTGTGTCGGGCTAGCTCATCACAATCAAATGCTAAGTGCATATACAATAATTCAACATTCCAATCCCAGGCATAACcaattaatgatttaatttaagtttgtgAACTTTTTTCCAATTCTATCAAAAATTGGATTTTCTACCAATTCTTTAGCAGAAGGCCGTCGAACAGGATCTGGTTCCATCATGACctgaaaagataattaaatCACCTAATGTATCAGTCATATTATTGCTAgttcttcaatattttttttgttttaaccaTTACAAGAAGCTGAAATGGAACCACAGCCTAACAAATTAAGGGTAAATATACATAAGCTTATTTCCTGCGTTTTGATTAAAAGGTCTCCTGTAAAATATTACTGCTGCATGGGCCAATGCATACAAGGTACTTCTcatttcaaatcaaccaaaagaaaaaaaaaaagagagagagagttgaaaACCATAGTACTTGGTAATGttgtatattttgaaagaaatattaggtaatttaactaatatacaaaatttcagTTTATTATACATGATATATGCATGTATCAAAATGTAGGTCTTGAGTAAACACAATGCAAGATTCAGAACAATAGAACAAGCACACACAcaacaaaagagagagagaaagagggagggggagagagagagaaacagcATTTGGCTATGAAAAACCACTTCTTGTGTTTTGTACTATATTCACTGCCGTAATTACTCTGCAAAGATACTCTAAACACAACATAAGAGATTGACAAGCAAAAGCATAGGCAAGAATCAGAACCTTGAGTAAATTCTGAAATTGCAAGGAATGGCCTGGAAGGAGAGGCAGCTTTCCGTCCCTGAGATTAGAAAACTGTGGTCCAGCTTCTTGCAAAGGTGACCCTCTGATTAGTTCATAAATAGCAGCCCCCAAAGAGAAGATATCAACTTTGTCAAGATGATCATAGTTCTCATTCAGGATTTCTTGTGGCATATAGTGTGCATCACCCTCTTCAAAAGGCAAGCTCTTATCAAGAAGAGTTGCACATCCAAAATCACCTAGCTTATAAGCACCATTCTTGACATAGATATTATCTGGTTTTACATCTAGGTGAGCTAATCCTCTCTTGTGTATAAACTGCAATGCCTTTGCAATCTGTACAAATCTGACAGGAATTTCATTAAGTAAAGAAAGCATCAAATATGAAGCGCTATTCattttgaataatcatgaaTACTAATTGCCAGTTATTGACATTCATGAGTAGAAAGGATATAATAAGATTAAATCTTGCTTCCCATAACAATTGGGTTTACTTTATAGAGAggaaatacaaatatttaaatggAATGATAATGAAGCAATCTCTTTTGATCACATGGGCATATTCAGATAGCACAATGATTTCTGAACCAGTGCATAGATAAATTGCAAAATCTCAATCTTATACCCCTATTTTTTCCCAAATATTTTTTTGCACTGTCAATAAAGTAATAAGTTTATCCTACTGATTGTGTTACACAACTCAATTTTTAGCTGAAGTAAAATGGAGTTTCAAATGTTAAGATGGTAAAATAATGCTCCAAAGAAGTGTAACCTGATGCAAGGCTTTCAATACTTCTCCCTCGGTAAATAACTGTGAAGCTTTACCAATGGACAAACTGTGATCACAGAGCTCCATCTGAATGTACAGTTGATCATTTTCAAACCAAGCTGAATAGTACCCAACAATGTTTTCATGGCACCCTAAAAAATCAATAAGTTAAATCATTCAAGACAAATGGCTCTATTTTCAACTGCAAGCACAAATACAAAGACAATATCACAAACCTAAAGCTGCCATAGCTTGAACCTCCATCAAAGCTTTCCTCCTGTAAATTGCAAACATTATGTTAGGCCACCAATTACCAAGGTGttctagaagaagaaaaagatgcagACAGAGGTTGCTGCTCAAGGGTGAGGTGGAATCATCCCAAGGTTCCAAAAAGAGAGTCAGACGTGGAAGGCATAAAGAGAGTGATGAAAGGGGGCGAAGGATAGCAATACACCTTCAttgccaaaattttttattctattattgtcaattttccatttttgcttttatttcaGTAATTGCTTATTGTTTTAATGATTTCCTGGTGTTATTGAAATCCTGGAAGTATCCTT
This sequence is a window from Mangifera indica cultivar Alphonso chromosome 5, CATAS_Mindica_2.1, whole genome shotgun sequence. Protein-coding genes within it:
- the LOC123215925 gene encoding wee1-like protein kinase isoform X3, whose translation is MRMSTIKKPFLLKISSDYITPDNQNLLNSFDCNKENIPCPKSPEKLNTTKSKRYQQDGCLVNSLSPSSGYQDVVELAKDTFGIDEIMVDKKMLSGTQKTQNYVSQSAVALRCRVMPPPCIKNPYQKDASGTDIDPFGNQRVKCGGFFPAIIGGNGLSRYHTDFHEIEQIGVGHFSRVFKVLKRIDGCFYAVKHITRQLQQDVERRKALMEVQAMAALGCHENIVGYYSAWFENDQLYIQMELCDHSLSIGKASQLFTEGEVLKALHQIAKALQFIHKRGLAHLDVKPDNIYVKNGAYKLGDFGCATLLDKSLPFEEGDAHYMPQEILNENYDHLDKVDIFSLGAAIYELIRGSPLQEAGPQFSNLRDGKLPLLPGHSLQFQNLLKVMMEPDPVRRPSAKELVENPIFDRIGKKFTNLN